A stretch of the Marinobacter sp. JH2 genome encodes the following:
- a CDS encoding peroxidase-related enzyme (This protein belongs to a clade of uncharacterized proteins related to peroxidases such as the alkylhydroperoxidase AhpD.) yields MNKNNDVVALDLPIPEISNLPEDTKKYFEICLEKLGMVPNVLTAYSQNLQQLDGFTRLYNELMMGESELSKLEREMIAVVVSSENKCFYCLVAHGAAVRVLSGDPALGEHLVMNFRSAKLDPRQRAMLDFASHLTRSPATVTEKETQALRDAGFSDRAIWDLSNLVGFYNMSNRVAIASDMQPNPEYHSQSR; encoded by the coding sequence ATGAACAAAAATAACGACGTCGTTGCTCTGGACCTGCCGATCCCCGAGATCAGCAATCTGCCCGAGGACACCAAAAAGTACTTTGAAATCTGCTTGGAAAAACTAGGCATGGTTCCGAACGTACTCACAGCTTACAGCCAAAACCTTCAACAATTGGATGGTTTCACCCGCCTGTATAACGAGTTGATGATGGGCGAAAGCGAACTCTCCAAACTGGAGCGGGAAATGATCGCTGTGGTGGTCTCATCCGAGAACAAGTGCTTTTACTGCCTGGTCGCCCACGGTGCCGCGGTGCGCGTACTCAGTGGCGATCCGGCATTGGGCGAGCATCTAGTGATGAACTTCCGCAGCGCCAAACTGGACCCACGGCAGCGTGCGATGCTGGATTTCGCGTCCCATCTCACTCGTTCGCCAGCCACCGTCACCGAAAAGGAAACCCAGGCATTGCGCGATGCCGGGTTTAGTGATCGTGCCATTTGGGATCTTAGTAATCTGGTAGGTTTCTACAACATGTCTAACCGCGTTGCGATCGCCAGCGATATGCAGCCCAACCCTGAATATCACAGCCAGAGCCGCTAG
- a CDS encoding hydroxymethylglutaryl-CoA lyase gives MAFPKQVRLVEMSPRDGLQNEPGEVIATAIKTGLIDRLADCGLTHIEAASFVSPKWVPQMADAADVMALINRKNGVRYSALTPNLKGFEGALAAKADEVAVFGAASESFTQKNINCSIAESLERFAPVVEEARKHGIPVRGYVSTVMGCPYEGDIAPEKVATVAKALYDMGCHEISLGDTIGVGTPLKAKRMLEAVAAAVPMNKLAAHFHDTYGQALANLYAVLEEGVGVIDASVAGLGGCPYAQGASGNVATEDVLYLLNGLGIDTGVDLNKLIITGDWISQQLNRHNGSKVGQALGGHCQ, from the coding sequence ATGGCCTTCCCGAAACAGGTGCGGCTGGTGGAAATGAGCCCCCGGGATGGTCTCCAGAACGAACCCGGTGAGGTCATAGCAACCGCGATCAAAACCGGGCTGATTGACCGCCTAGCCGACTGCGGATTAACCCACATCGAAGCCGCAAGCTTTGTGTCACCCAAATGGGTGCCTCAGATGGCGGATGCGGCCGACGTTATGGCACTCATCAATCGCAAAAACGGCGTTCGCTACTCAGCCCTCACCCCGAACCTAAAAGGGTTCGAAGGTGCACTGGCCGCAAAGGCCGATGAAGTGGCGGTGTTCGGTGCCGCTTCTGAGTCGTTCACCCAAAAAAACATCAACTGCAGCATTGCCGAAAGTCTGGAACGATTCGCCCCTGTTGTTGAAGAAGCCCGCAAACACGGCATCCCTGTACGCGGTTATGTATCAACGGTTATGGGCTGCCCATACGAAGGTGATATTGCGCCGGAAAAGGTCGCCACCGTGGCCAAAGCACTTTACGACATGGGCTGCCACGAGATTTCCTTGGGTGACACCATCGGTGTCGGCACACCGCTGAAAGCCAAACGCATGCTGGAAGCGGTCGCTGCAGCCGTCCCGATGAACAAACTGGCCGCCCACTTCCACGACACTTACGGTCAAGCTTTGGCCAATCTTTACGCCGTTCTCGAAGAAGGTGTCGGCGTGATCGACGCTTCCGTTGCCGGGCTGGGCGGCTGCCCCTACGCCCAAGGCGCCTCCGGCAACGTGGCCACCGAAGACGTGCTATATCTTCTGAACGGATTGGGCATCGACACCGGCGTAGACTTGAACAAGCTTATCATTACCGGAGACTGGATCAGCCAGCAACTAAACCGCCATAACGGCTCGAAAGTCGGTCAGGCATTAGGAGGACACTGCCAATGA
- a CDS encoding isovaleryl-CoA dehydrogenase, translating into MKSQYSELNFGLGETLDMLREQINSFAAAEIAPRAEEIDRNNEFPMDLWQKMGDMGLLGITVKEEYGGSDMGYLAHVIAMEEISRASASVGLSYGAHSNLCVNQIHRNGTEEQKQKYLPKLVSGEHVGALAMSEPNAGSDVISMKLHARDEGDHYVLNGNKMWITNGPDANTYVIYAKTDPKGGSKGVTALIVERDYPGFSRHQKLDKLGMRGSNTCELVFQDCKVPKENVLGGVGKGAKVLMSGLDYERLVLSGGPLGIMQAAMDVTVPYIRERTQFGQAIGEFELVQGKVADMYTWMNSAKSYVYMVAMSADRGETTRKDAAGAILYSAEMATKLALDSIQLLGGNGYINEYPTGRLLRDAKLYEIGAGTSEIRRMLIGRELFLNK; encoded by the coding sequence ATGAAGTCACAATACTCAGAGCTGAATTTCGGACTTGGCGAAACCCTCGACATGCTGCGCGAGCAAATCAACAGCTTCGCCGCTGCAGAAATCGCCCCCCGAGCTGAAGAAATCGACCGCAACAACGAATTCCCCATGGATCTGTGGCAGAAAATGGGCGACATGGGCTTGCTGGGTATTACCGTCAAAGAAGAATACGGCGGGTCCGACATGGGCTACCTTGCGCACGTCATCGCAATGGAAGAGATCAGCCGTGCGTCCGCCTCTGTGGGCTTGTCCTACGGTGCCCACTCCAACCTGTGCGTGAACCAAATTCACCGCAACGGCACCGAAGAACAAAAACAGAAATACCTGCCTAAACTCGTCAGCGGCGAACACGTCGGCGCACTCGCCATGTCCGAGCCTAACGCCGGCTCCGACGTCATCTCCATGAAACTCCACGCCCGAGACGAAGGCGACCACTACGTCCTCAACGGCAACAAAATGTGGATCACCAACGGCCCGGATGCAAACACCTACGTCATCTACGCCAAAACCGATCCGAAAGGCGGCTCTAAAGGCGTCACAGCGCTCATCGTTGAACGCGATTACCCCGGCTTCAGCCGCCACCAAAAACTCGACAAGCTAGGCATGCGCGGCTCCAACACCTGTGAGCTAGTGTTCCAAGACTGCAAAGTTCCGAAAGAAAACGTACTCGGCGGTGTAGGCAAAGGCGCCAAAGTACTGATGAGCGGTCTCGACTACGAACGCCTCGTCCTGTCCGGCGGCCCGCTGGGTATCATGCAAGCGGCCATGGACGTAACCGTTCCCTACATCCGTGAGCGCACACAATTCGGCCAGGCCATCGGCGAATTCGAACTGGTACAAGGCAAAGTCGCTGACATGTATACCTGGATGAACAGTGCGAAATCTTACGTCTACATGGTCGCAATGTCCGCCGACCGCGGTGAAACCACCCGCAAAGACGCCGCCGGCGCCATCCTTTACTCCGCCGAAATGGCCACCAAACTGGCACTGGATTCCATCCAGCTGCTAGGTGGCAACGGCTACATCAACGAATACCCCACTGGCCGACTGCTACGCGATGCCAAGCTCTATGAGATCGGCGCGGGTACGTCTGAAATCCGCCGCATGCTAATCGGCAGAGAGCTGTTCCTGAACAAGTAA
- a CDS encoding acetyl/propionyl/methylcrotonyl-CoA carboxylase subunit alpha, with the protein MFNKILIANRGEIACRIIQTAHRMGIRCVAVYSEADADARHVAMADEAFLIGPAASSESYLKADKIIDVAKESGAQAVHPGYGFLSENTDFAEACEANGIAFIGPPSSAIAAMGSKSAAKAIMDEAGVPLVPGYHGSDQDPELLKQEAEKCGFPLLLKAVAGGGGKGMRVVENIGEFDDALAAAKREAKNAFGNPDMLIERYLTQPRHVEIQVFCDQHGNGIYLAERDCSVQRRHQKVLEEAPAPGLSEETRKAMGDAAVRAAQAINYVGAGTVEFLYDVDGSFFFMEMNTRLQVEHPVTEMVTGQDLVEWQLKVAWGDPLPLVQEQVKTRGHAIEARIYAEDPDQDFLPATGTLRYLSTPAESAHVRVDTGVTEGDEISIHYDPMIAKLIVWDETRDQAVNRMVQALEHYRIAGLKTNIRFLHATVDSQPFREADLTTNFIASHETLLFPKPKLDLDKALVLAAGFILEHRKSVEPVTADPWSPFGRKNSWRMNSEFAQPLSLQVGDDIHELKILERDDRYQVLVDGSVYHLNARLDEDYLQAVLNGHRLSVHGNLHNNELVLFYEGDTFKCTVYQESYGLEDVAGEGSLAAPMNGAIVAVQAKVGDKVTAGQSLVIMEAMKMEHAIKAPADGVVSEIFYAEGDQVAEGAELIAIDTEEVE; encoded by the coding sequence ATGTTTAACAAGATCCTGATTGCCAACCGGGGCGAAATCGCCTGCCGGATTATCCAAACCGCCCACCGCATGGGTATCCGATGTGTGGCTGTGTATTCCGAAGCGGATGCCGATGCCCGGCACGTCGCCATGGCAGACGAAGCGTTTCTGATCGGCCCCGCCGCCAGTTCCGAAAGCTATCTCAAAGCCGACAAAATCATTGACGTTGCCAAAGAAAGCGGCGCTCAGGCCGTGCATCCGGGCTACGGATTCCTGTCTGAGAACACCGATTTCGCGGAAGCCTGCGAAGCCAACGGCATTGCCTTCATTGGCCCGCCGTCTTCAGCCATCGCTGCTATGGGGTCCAAGTCGGCCGCCAAAGCGATTATGGATGAAGCCGGAGTGCCGCTCGTACCCGGCTACCATGGCAGCGATCAAGACCCCGAACTGCTGAAACAAGAAGCCGAGAAATGCGGTTTTCCATTGCTGCTGAAAGCCGTTGCCGGTGGTGGCGGTAAAGGCATGCGAGTGGTCGAAAACATAGGCGAATTCGACGACGCTCTGGCTGCTGCCAAACGTGAGGCCAAGAACGCTTTCGGCAACCCTGACATGCTGATCGAGCGCTACCTGACCCAGCCTCGACACGTCGAGATTCAGGTGTTCTGCGACCAACACGGTAACGGCATCTACCTCGCCGAGCGCGATTGTTCAGTACAGCGCCGACACCAAAAAGTACTGGAAGAAGCCCCAGCTCCGGGACTGAGCGAAGAAACCCGAAAAGCCATGGGTGACGCGGCGGTTCGGGCCGCCCAAGCCATTAACTATGTGGGTGCAGGCACCGTTGAGTTTTTATACGACGTAGACGGTTCGTTCTTCTTCATGGAAATGAACACTCGCCTTCAGGTAGAGCACCCGGTCACCGAAATGGTCACTGGCCAAGATCTGGTGGAATGGCAGCTGAAAGTGGCTTGGGGCGATCCCCTGCCCTTGGTTCAGGAACAGGTTAAAACCCGCGGTCACGCCATCGAGGCTCGTATCTATGCGGAAGATCCGGATCAGGACTTCCTGCCGGCTACCGGCACCCTTCGTTACTTGAGCACCCCCGCCGAATCCGCTCACGTGCGCGTGGATACCGGGGTGACCGAAGGCGACGAAATCAGCATTCATTACGACCCAATGATTGCCAAGCTGATCGTTTGGGACGAAACCCGGGATCAGGCGGTCAACCGCATGGTGCAGGCGCTGGAGCATTACCGCATTGCCGGCCTGAAAACCAACATCCGGTTCCTGCATGCAACCGTGGACAGCCAACCGTTTCGCGAAGCGGATCTGACCACCAACTTTATTGCCTCTCATGAAACTCTGCTGTTCCCCAAACCAAAGCTGGATCTGGACAAAGCCTTGGTATTAGCCGCCGGTTTTATATTGGAACACCGAAAATCCGTCGAGCCGGTTACCGCGGATCCGTGGTCACCGTTTGGCCGCAAGAACAGCTGGCGCATGAATTCGGAATTCGCCCAGCCACTGTCCTTGCAGGTGGGCGACGACATCCATGAGCTGAAAATTCTGGAGCGGGACGATCGTTATCAGGTCCTCGTCGATGGCAGCGTTTACCACTTGAATGCCCGCTTGGACGAGGACTACCTTCAGGCGGTGCTCAATGGCCATCGGTTGAGCGTGCACGGCAATCTGCACAACAACGAACTGGTGCTGTTTTATGAGGGTGACACCTTTAAATGCACCGTTTACCAAGAGTCTTACGGTCTTGAAGACGTCGCCGGCGAAGGTAGCCTGGCCGCCCCCATGAATGGCGCCATTGTTGCCGTACAAGCCAAAGTCGGCGACAAGGTAACCGCGGGGCAAAGCCTAGTGATCATGGAAGCCATGAAGATGGAGCATGCCATTAAGGCGCCTGCAGATGGTGTGGTCAGCGAAATTTTCTACGCCGAAGGCGATCAGGTCGCCGAGGGTGCGGAGTTGATTGCCATCGACACCGAGGAGGTGGAGTAA
- a CDS encoding enoyl-CoA hydratase/isomerase family protein has product MSQQHSAVLMHQRDHGISEVVLNRPDKRNAFDDAVIQQLIRALETVDRDPETQIVILRSEGKHFSAGADLGWMRRMADNSRQENLDDSRELARLMNTLNHLSKPVIGLVQGAAFGGAVGLAACCDIVLATQSVSFCLSEVKLGLIPAAISPYVVRAIGERQARRYFLSAEVFSASEAQRFGLVHIVCDDEKALQARCTELLKHMANNGPEAMKAAKDLVFAVSHKPITSELIDDTAQRIADIRVGEEGQEGLSAFLNKRKASWIPETQ; this is encoded by the coding sequence ATGTCACAACAACACTCAGCGGTTCTGATGCACCAGCGGGATCATGGCATCTCCGAAGTCGTGCTCAACCGGCCGGACAAACGCAACGCATTCGACGACGCTGTCATTCAGCAACTCATTCGGGCTCTTGAAACCGTTGACCGCGATCCGGAAACCCAGATTGTCATCCTGCGTTCCGAAGGCAAACACTTCTCCGCCGGCGCGGATTTAGGCTGGATGCGCCGCATGGCCGACAACAGCCGCCAGGAAAACCTGGATGACTCCCGTGAACTGGCCCGGCTGATGAACACCCTCAACCACTTGTCCAAGCCGGTGATCGGCCTGGTGCAAGGGGCCGCCTTTGGCGGTGCGGTGGGCTTGGCAGCCTGTTGCGATATCGTGCTGGCAACTCAGTCCGTCAGCTTCTGCCTGAGCGAAGTCAAACTCGGGCTCATTCCCGCTGCCATCAGCCCCTACGTTGTGCGGGCTATCGGTGAGCGGCAGGCCCGGCGTTATTTCTTGTCGGCCGAAGTATTCAGCGCAAGCGAAGCACAACGGTTCGGACTGGTACATATTGTTTGCGACGACGAAAAAGCCTTGCAGGCCCGATGCACCGAACTACTTAAACACATGGCCAATAACGGCCCCGAAGCCATGAAAGCTGCTAAGGATCTGGTTTTTGCCGTTAGCCACAAGCCCATTACCTCAGAGTTGATCGACGACACCGCACAACGCATCGCCGATATCCGTGTGGGCGAAGAAGGTCAGGAAGGACTCAGCGCGTTCCTGAACAAACGAAAGGCCAGTTGGATTCCGGAGACACAATAA
- a CDS encoding MerR family DNA-binding transcriptional regulator, giving the protein MIDKRTFSISELSQEFDITTRSIRFYEDQGLLKPSRRGQTRIFSTKDRVRLKLILRGKRMGFSLGQTKELFDLWDETITGNEKQLLKMLEILSDRRAHLEQQKADLAMAEMEMDNAETRCREALADVQKKKEAHSQDTQQHEDAAAESGR; this is encoded by the coding sequence ATGATCGATAAACGAACCTTCAGCATCAGCGAGCTCTCTCAAGAGTTCGACATCACAACCCGGAGCATTCGCTTTTATGAAGACCAAGGTCTGCTGAAGCCATCGCGGCGCGGCCAGACCCGTATCTTCAGCACCAAAGACAGGGTCCGTTTGAAACTGATCCTGCGAGGCAAGCGCATGGGTTTTTCTCTGGGCCAGACCAAAGAGCTGTTTGACCTTTGGGACGAAACCATCACTGGCAACGAGAAGCAGCTGCTGAAAATGCTGGAAATCCTGTCCGACCGGCGAGCGCATCTAGAGCAACAAAAAGCCGACCTCGCCATGGCCGAAATGGAAATGGATAACGCCGAAACAAGATGCCGAGAGGCACTTGCAGACGTACAGAAAAAGAAAGAAGCCCACAGCCAGGACACACAACAACATGAGGATGCTGCCGCCGAAAGTGGCAGATAA
- a CDS encoding fatty acyl-CoA synthetase, with product MVNSVNTLAADSQSDVHRALRNTIGDAIARSAACHRNKIALAFSDRQWSYSDVEAASNRIAHQLLAMGLNQGDRVAAYGKNSDAYVLLWLACSKAGLIHVPVNYALVEHELVYVLNQSSARALFYDTDLRAQVTAVSSDVRIDYQGTLHNADGQHDILAMARSDASAQPPEIELADTDVVQILYTSGTTSDPKGAMHTHRSLLTEYGATQYHLDIRSDDRCLAALPLYHSAQMHVFMMPMLLTGGYTRLISTPTPDAILSMLTDEQLNASFAPPTVWIALLQSPTFDASRLQHLNKIYYGASIMPEQVVRDLAEQLPEAGLYNCYGQSEIAPLATVLLPHEHAERPTSAGRPLQTVLTRIVDPVTGQDCQIGEQGEIVHRSPQLMVGYWDKPEATEEAFKNGWFHSGDLGYQDDAGYIYIIDRIKDVVNTGGVLVASRDVEEALYQHPSVAEVAVIGVPDEKWIEAICAITVIRDGHPHDADALLAHAKAQLAGFKVPKHIHFVDELPKNSAGKLLKRTLREQFVNSTNEA from the coding sequence ATGGTTAATTCCGTGAACACCTTGGCTGCGGACAGCCAGAGCGACGTCCATCGCGCCTTACGCAACACCATTGGCGATGCCATAGCCCGCTCCGCAGCATGCCATCGGAACAAAATTGCCCTGGCCTTCTCAGATCGACAGTGGAGCTACAGCGACGTTGAAGCCGCCAGCAACCGCATCGCCCATCAGCTGTTGGCGATGGGCCTAAACCAAGGCGACCGAGTAGCCGCTTACGGAAAAAATTCCGACGCATACGTACTGCTGTGGCTGGCGTGCAGCAAGGCGGGGCTGATTCACGTGCCGGTAAACTACGCATTGGTCGAACACGAACTGGTTTACGTGCTGAACCAATCCAGCGCTCGCGCACTTTTTTATGACACCGACTTGCGTGCTCAGGTGACAGCCGTGAGCTCTGACGTTCGCATAGACTATCAAGGCACCCTTCACAACGCAGACGGCCAGCATGACATCCTCGCCATGGCTCGCTCCGACGCCAGTGCTCAGCCACCGGAAATCGAACTGGCCGATACCGACGTCGTACAGATTTTATATACCTCCGGCACCACGTCAGACCCCAAAGGCGCCATGCACACCCACCGCTCTTTGCTGACCGAATACGGCGCAACTCAGTACCATCTGGACATTCGCTCCGACGACCGCTGCCTGGCCGCTCTGCCGCTATACCATTCGGCACAAATGCACGTTTTCATGATGCCCATGCTGCTGACTGGAGGTTACACACGACTAATTAGCACACCAACGCCTGACGCCATTCTGAGCATGCTAACCGACGAGCAACTGAACGCATCCTTTGCACCACCGACGGTATGGATTGCTCTGCTACAGAGCCCGACTTTTGATGCCAGCAGGCTCCAACACCTGAACAAGATTTACTACGGCGCGTCGATCATGCCGGAACAAGTCGTCCGCGATCTTGCTGAACAACTACCCGAAGCAGGGCTTTATAATTGCTACGGCCAAAGTGAAATCGCGCCACTCGCGACCGTTCTGCTACCCCATGAGCACGCTGAGCGCCCCACTTCTGCTGGCCGCCCCCTGCAAACCGTGCTGACCCGAATCGTTGACCCGGTCACCGGGCAAGACTGCCAAATTGGTGAGCAAGGTGAGATCGTCCACCGGTCGCCACAATTGATGGTGGGTTACTGGGACAAACCCGAAGCCACCGAAGAAGCGTTTAAAAACGGGTGGTTCCACTCCGGAGATCTCGGTTACCAAGACGACGCTGGCTATATCTACATCATCGATCGCATCAAAGATGTCGTTAACACCGGCGGTGTATTGGTGGCCAGTCGAGATGTTGAGGAAGCGCTGTACCAACACCCTTCTGTTGCCGAAGTCGCCGTCATTGGTGTTCCCGACGAAAAATGGATCGAAGCCATCTGCGCCATCACCGTGATACGAGACGGCCACCCTCACGATGCCGATGCCCTACTGGCCCACGCCAAAGCTCAACTGGCAGGGTTCAAAGTCCCAAAACACATACACTTTGTAGACGAATTACCAAAAAACAGTGCCGGCAAACTGCTCAAACGCACATTAAGAGAGCAGTTTGTGAATTCAACTAACGAAGCCTGA
- a CDS encoding carboxyl transferase domain-containing protein produces MTILQNKINPRSDEFLANQEAMKQAVADLREKAEKIHQGGGPTYQKRHTDRGKLLPRERINRLLDDGSPFLEVGQFAAYNVYDEEVPAAGVVAGVGRVSGTECMIIANDATVKGGSYYPLTVKKHLRAQEIAMENHLPCIYLVDSGGANLPRQDEVFPDRDHFGRIFYNQARMSADDIPQIAVVMGLCTAGGAYVPAMADESIIVRNQGTIFLAGPPLVKAATGEVVSAEDLGGADVHCKISGVADHYAENDAHALEIARRCVANLNRRKPVPVEVQKPKAPLYDQNEIYGIVGTDLRKQFDVRDVISRIVDGSEFDEFKRYYGSTLVTGFAHIHGYPVGIIANNGILFSESAQKGAHFVELCCQRNIPLLFLQNITGFMVGQKHEADGIAKHGAKMVMAVACANVPKITVLIGGSYGAGNYGMCGRAYSPDFLWMWPNSRISVMGGEQAAGVLAQVRREGMERKGQSWSAEEEAEFKKPITETYEHQGHPYYASARLWDDGVIDPAQTREVVALSLSATLNRPAKPTRFGVFRM; encoded by the coding sequence ATGACAATTCTCCAAAACAAAATAAATCCAAGATCGGACGAATTCCTGGCCAACCAAGAGGCCATGAAACAAGCCGTCGCCGACCTCCGGGAAAAAGCCGAAAAAATCCACCAAGGTGGCGGCCCTACCTACCAAAAACGCCACACCGACCGAGGCAAACTCCTGCCCCGCGAGCGTATTAACCGCTTACTTGACGACGGCTCGCCCTTCCTCGAAGTCGGCCAGTTCGCCGCCTACAACGTCTACGACGAAGAAGTCCCCGCTGCCGGCGTCGTCGCCGGCGTCGGCCGCGTCTCCGGCACCGAATGCATGATCATCGCCAACGACGCCACCGTCAAAGGCGGCAGCTACTACCCACTGACCGTCAAAAAACACCTGCGAGCGCAAGAAATCGCAATGGAAAACCACCTGCCCTGCATCTACTTGGTGGACTCAGGCGGTGCCAACCTGCCCAGGCAAGACGAAGTCTTCCCCGATCGCGACCACTTCGGCCGAATCTTCTACAACCAGGCCAGAATGTCTGCCGACGACATTCCCCAGATCGCCGTCGTCATGGGCCTGTGCACTGCAGGTGGCGCCTACGTACCCGCCATGGCCGACGAATCCATCATCGTGCGCAATCAAGGCACCATCTTTCTGGCCGGCCCGCCACTGGTGAAAGCCGCTACCGGTGAAGTCGTCAGTGCCGAAGACCTCGGTGGTGCCGATGTCCACTGCAAAATCTCCGGAGTCGCAGACCACTACGCGGAAAACGACGCCCATGCACTGGAAATCGCGCGTCGCTGCGTTGCCAACCTGAACCGCCGCAAGCCTGTACCGGTTGAGGTGCAGAAACCCAAAGCGCCGCTGTACGACCAAAACGAAATCTACGGCATCGTCGGCACCGACCTACGCAAACAATTTGACGTGCGAGACGTTATCTCCCGCATCGTAGACGGTTCAGAATTCGACGAATTTAAGCGCTACTACGGCTCTACTCTCGTCACCGGTTTTGCTCACATACACGGCTACCCGGTGGGCATCATCGCGAATAACGGCATCCTGTTCAGCGAATCCGCCCAGAAAGGTGCGCACTTCGTCGAGCTGTGCTGTCAGCGCAACATTCCTCTCCTGTTCCTGCAGAACATCACCGGCTTCATGGTCGGGCAGAAACACGAAGCCGACGGCATTGCCAAACACGGGGCCAAAATGGTCATGGCCGTGGCCTGCGCCAACGTACCTAAAATCACCGTATTGATCGGCGGCAGCTACGGCGCGGGCAACTATGGCATGTGTGGCCGAGCCTACAGCCCAGACTTCCTGTGGATGTGGCCCAACTCCCGGATCTCCGTAATGGGCGGTGAGCAGGCCGCAGGCGTACTGGCTCAGGTCCGCAGAGAAGGCATGGAGCGCAAAGGCCAAAGCTGGAGCGCCGAAGAAGAAGCAGAATTCAAAAAACCGATTACCGAAACCTACGAGCACCAAGGCCACCCCTATTACGCAAGCGCCCGCCTATGGGATGACGGCGTTATCGACCCGGCCCAGACCCGCGAAGTGGTCGCCCTGAGCCTGTCAGCCACCCTCAACCGACCCGCCAAGCCAACGCGCTTTGGCGTGTTCCGCATGTAA